In one Juglans regia cultivar Chandler chromosome 11, Walnut 2.0, whole genome shotgun sequence genomic region, the following are encoded:
- the LOC109005991 gene encoding LOW QUALITY PROTEIN: uncharacterized protein LOC109005991 (The sequence of the model RefSeq protein was modified relative to this genomic sequence to represent the inferred CDS: deleted 1 base in 1 codon; substituted 1 base at 1 genomic stop codon), with amino-acid sequence MDLAGTIVFTTVGRPXYGFDLFSLELCPSTTLNSPEHRLTDGISINFNAQFVDDDQTLVFISERTGSPRIYLSRPGLLIPKPLPSLSTSLFHDRPVIKNDRLYFISAHEQPERPFKSWSALYSTRVEELELTQLTPYGAVDYSPAISQSGNFITVASYGSRPWNGEFHELHTEIVVFQVSDPSNRITMCERGGWPTWSGDSVIYFHRQADDGWWSIFSVAVPENLELSRLPNIATRITPSGLHCFTPAAIHHGKRIAVATWRRENKFRHIEIFDTESKTFLPVTKPLNPKFHHYSPFVSPGSRILGYHRFRGESTQGESTIPHLDPVTSPIEQLRMLRLNGSFPSFSPTADLIALNQDFESNTGLQIIKSDGSRRWTLLKDRMAFYNSWSPTEKHVIYTSLGPIFGSVKATVQIASIEFDPVDLDGDCEDIKCELKILTREETGNNAFPSCSPDGKFIVFRSGRSGHKNLYIVDAVDGELNGGLRQLTEGPWIDTMPHWSPNGDLIAFSSNRHNPDNVDAFSIFVIKPDGSGLRRIHVAGPEGTSDVDRERINHVCFSKDGKWLLFTSNLGGVTAEPVSLPNSFQPYGDLYVVRLDGSQLRRLTWNGYENGTPAWHPSDDHALDMGRIRLGSEVGGDMLKGEFDDPLWIS; translated from the exons atggaCCTTGCCGGCACCATCGTCTTCACCACCGTTGGTAGGCCCTAATATGGATTTGACCTCTTCTCTCTCGAACTCTGCCCTTCCACCACCCTGAACAGTCCGGAGCATCGCCTCACTGACGGCATCTCCATCAATTTCAATGCCCAGTTCGTCGACGACGATCAGACACTCGTCTTTATCTCTGAGCGAACTGGGTCTCCACGTATCTACCTATCCAGGCCTGGTCTCCTCATCCCAAAACCACTGCCTTCATTGTCCACTAGCCTCTTCCACGACCGCCCGGTCATCAAGAACGACCGCCTCTACTTCATCTCAGCCCACGAACAACCTGAACGACCCTTTAAGAGCTGGTCTGCTCTCTACTCGACCCGGGTTGAGGAGTTGGAACTTACCCAGCTTACTCCGTACGGTGCCGTCGATTATAGTCCTGCTATTTCTCAGTCTGGGAATTTCATAACCGTTGCTTCTTACGGGAGTCGTCCTTGGAATGGTGAATTCCACGAGCTCCACACTGAAATAGTTGTGTTCCAGGTATCGGACCCGAGTAACCGTATCACTATGTGCGAACGAGGTGGCTGGCCCACCTGGTCTGGTGACTCGGTCATTTACTTCCACCGCCAAGCCGACGATGGTTGGTGGAGCATCTTCAGTGTAGCTGTACCGGAAAATCTCGAACTTTCGAGGCTTCCAAACATCGCCACTAGGATCACACCTTCTGGGCTCCACTGCTTCACTCCCGCAGCCATTCACCATGGTAAACGAATAGCAGTTGCAACTTGGCGGCGCGAAAACAAGTTTCGTCACATCGAGATCTTTGACACCGAGTCTAAGACGTTCCTCCCGGTGACCAAGCCTTTGAAC CCTAAGTTCCACCACTACAGCCCATTTGTCTCTCCTGGTTCCCGGATCCTTGGATACCATCGGTTTCGAGGCGAGTCAACACAGGGCGAGTCGACAATTCCACATCTTGACCCTGTGACGTCCCCAATCGAACAACTTCGAATGCTTAGGCTAAATGGTtcgtttccttcattttctcccACCGCTGACCTGATCGCGCTTAATCAAGACTTCGAGTCAAACACCGGCCTACAGATTATAAAATCTGACGGTTCTAGGCGATGGACCCTACTCAAGGACCGCATGGCATTTTACAACTCGTGGAGCCCCACAGAGAAACACGTTATATATACTTCGTTGGGGCCGATATTCGGTTCAGTGAAGGCAACGGTCCAGATTGCAAGCATTGAATTTGATCCGGTTGATTTGGATGGGGATTGCGAGGACATAAAGTGCGAGCTGAAGATTTTAACGAGAGAGGAGACGGGGAATAATGCCTTCCCGTCTTGTTCGCCAGATGGCAAGTTCATCGTGTTTCGATCTGGACGGTCTGGGCATAAGAATTTGTACATAGTCGATGCCGTCGATGGCGAGTTGAACGGCGGTTTGCGTCAATTAACTGAGGGTCCATGGATTGATACCATGCCCCATTGGTCACCAAATGGAGATTTGATAGCCTTCTCATCCAACAGACACAACCCAGACAACGTTGACGCGTTTAGCATTTTCGTGATCAAGCCCGATGGCTCGGGCTTGCGAAGGATTCACGTGGCAGGTCCGGAGGGTACGAGTGACGTGGACAGGGAAAGGATCAACCACGTGTGCTTTAGTAAGGATGGGAAATGGCTGCTGTTCACGAGTAACTTGGGCGGGGTGACAGCCGAGCCAGTGTCTTTACCTAATAGTTTTCAACCATATGGTGATCTGTATGTGGTTAGATTGGATGGGAGTCAGCTGAGGAGGCTAACATGGAATGGATACGAGAACGGGACGCCAGCGTGGCACCCCAGTGATGATCATGCACTTGATATGGGGCGCATACGTTTGGGAAGTGAGGTCGGAGGAGACATGCTGAAAGGAGAATTTGATGATCCACTTTGGATCTCTTAG
- the LOC109005988 gene encoding E3 ubiquitin-protein ligase ZNF598-like: MDDSCAVCADVLEWVAYGPCGHREVCSTCVARLRFICEDRTCCICKTHSDVVFVTKALGDYTRMINDFSVLPKVREGRVGSYWYHEDTQAFFDDIDHYKMIKAMCRLSCCVCDKMEGQPHDGSKHRANFRNIEQLKGHLFHQHKLLMCSLCLEGRKVFICEQKLYTRAQLKQHISTGASEVDGTESERGGFTGHPSCEFCRTPFYGENELYSHMSTEHYTCHICQRQHPGHYEYYKNYDDLEIHFRQDHFLCEDDACLAKKFIVFPSEEALKRHNALEHGGRMSRSKRNAALQIPTSFQYRRNNEQDRRRGRGRAFQINSESQLSMAIEASLETANADHMFHDPPSTSSLQVDPDAEGTSDIDPIIQPFESLATTDSELPSRYLQALGRSRNAPLEESSFPPLPMAPKNSQQKPKQESENFPSNSMAAHLRRQRNVTDLNSAQAWSAASREPRPLAADSTQPRPTTNSAPVKSLSSGQSKITTGNGLASSSYASLAQAWPTPALLSVGSSRDSGKTGRIRHSASAPDLVESESVKPSISDFPPVSVAQLHKLPRSGQASLNVQDVQTANRSLVEKVRVALEFNEDRYTAFKGISGQYRQGLIDTGRYLDFIHKFGLSHLILELARLCPDEQKQQELVETYNASLRNNVPQANGRGTGNSHLKDSNGSKIGKGKSIVAEGSSSKDRLANNILSTVKQLQSAYKPQEEAAEVLSRDGYRDSKGDKSKVLMDEQHVELITGNQPLMKLRGQNDSPLAGSISNQNIRGGGGGSKQRKKTPKFLRARLGDGSVSSLLDHKNKDPDSNPEAMDESSDGGGLPVRGVWGNGGGHKLFT, encoded by the exons ATGGACGATAGCTGTGCCGTGTGCGCCGATGTTCTGGAATGGGTGGCCTACGGTCCCTGTGGGCACCGAGAGGTCTGCTCCACCTGCGTCGCTCGTCTCCGCTTCATTTGCGAAGATCGCACCTGTTGCATCTGCAAGACCCATTCTGACGTCGTTTTCGTCACCAAG GCCTTAGGAGATTATACAAGGATGATTAATGACTTTTCTGTCTTGCCAAAAGTAAGGGAGGGTAGGGTGGGATCATACTGGTACCACGAGGATACTCAAGCATTTTTTGACGACATTGACCATTACAAGATGATCAAGGCAATGTGTAGGCTATCGTGCTGTGTATGTGATAAGATGGAGGGGCAGCCACATGATGGCTCAAAGCATCGAGCAAATTTTAGGAACATTGAACAGTTGAAGGGTCATTTATTCCATCAACATAAGTTGCTTATGTGCAGTCTTTGTTTGGAAGGAAGGAAG GTGTTTATTTGTGAACAAAAGTTATATACTAGAGCACAATTGAAACAGCATATAAGCACAGGGGCATCTGAGGTGGATGGAACTGAGAGTGAAAGAGGTGGCTTTACAGGGCATCCTTCTTGTGAATTTTGCAGAACTCCATTCTATGGGGAAAATGAACTGTACTCACATATGTCTACTGAACATTACACCTGTCACATATGCCAAAG GCAGCATCCAGGTCACTATGAGTATTATAAGAATTATGACGACCTAGAG ATCCACTTCCGTCAAGACCATTTCTTGTGTGAGGATGACGCCTGCCTAGCCAAAAAATTTATTGTCTTTCCATCTGAAGAAGCATTGAAG agacATAATGCTCTTGAACATGGAGGAAGAATGTCACGTTCGAAGCGTAATGCTGCTCTGCAG ATTCCGACTAGCTTTCAATATCGACGAAATAATGAACAAGATCGTCGCCGTGGGAGAGGACGAGCATTTCAAATCAATTCTGAAAGTCAACTTTCTATGGCTATTGAAGCAAGTTTGGAGACAGCTAATGCTGATCATATGTTTCATGATCCACCATCAACATCCAGTCTGCAAGTTGATCCTGATGCTGAGGGGACAAGCGATATTGATCCGATAATTCAGCCATTTGAATCATTAGCTACAACAGATTCTGAATTACCTTCAAGGTACCTTCAAGCTTTGGGAAGGTCAAGGAATGCTCCTTTGGAAGaatcttcctttcctcctctccCCATGGCACCCAAAAACAgtcaacaaaaaccaaaacaggAATCAGAAAATTTTCCTAGTAACTCTATGGCAGCACATCTCCGCCGCCAAAGAAATGTGACCGATCTAAATTCAGCTCAGGCTTGGTCAGCAGCAAGCCGCGAACCCCGCCCACTAGCAGCTGATTCAACACAACCTAGACCTACAACAAATTCAGCACCTGTAAAATCACTTAGTTCTGGACAGTCTAAGATAACCACTGGTAATGGACTAGCATCATCTAGTTATGCAAGTTTGGCTCAGGCTTGGCCAACACCTGCACTTCTATCAGTTGGCTCTTCAAGGGACTCGGGCAAAACTGGTAGGATCAGACACTCTGCATCAGCCCCAGATCTTGTGGAAAGTGAGTCTGTGAAACCCTCAATTTCTGATTTCCCTCCAGTATCTGTAGCACAATTGCACAAGTTGCCCAGAAGTGGCCAGGCTTCCTTAAATGTGCAGGATGTTCAGACTGCAAACCGGTCTTTGGTGGAAAAGGTTCGTGTTGCCCTTGAATTTAATGAAGACAGATACACTGCCTTTAAAGGCATTTCTGGACAGTATCGCCAGGGTTTAATTGACACAGGAAGATATCTGGATTTTATCCATAAGTTTGGCCTGTCACATCTTATTCTGGAGTTGGCTCGGCTGTGTCCTGATGAGCAGAAACAGCAAGAGCTTGTTGAGACCTATAATGCTAGTTTGCGAAACAATGTTCCCCAAGCTAATGGTCGGGGCACAGGCAATTCCCACCTGAAAGACAGCAATGGCTCTAAGATAGGTAAAGGGAAGTCTATAGTTGCTGAAGGCAGTAGTTCAAAGGATAGATTAGCAAATAACATTTTGAGCACCGTAAAGCAACTGCAATCTGCATACAAGCCCCAGGAAGAAGCGGCGGAGGTATTATCTAGGGATGGGTACCGTGATTCCAAAGGAgacaaatctaaggttttgatGGATGAGCAGCATGTGGAGCTAATTACCGGTAATCAACCCTTAATGAAGCTGAGAGGTCAGAACGATTCCCCATTAGCTGGTAGTATATCTAATCAAAATATACGGGGTGGTGGTGGAGGAAGtaagcaaagaaagaaaacccCAAAGTTCCTCAGAGCTCGATTGGGTGATGGGTCTGTATCATCACTTTTGGATCACAAAAACAAAGATCCGGACTCAAACCCAGAAGCAATGGATGAGAGTTCGGATGGAGGGGGGTTGCCTGTGCGTGGTGTTTGGGGAAATGGAGGAGGCCATAAACTCTTcacctaa
- the LOC109005987 gene encoding autophagy-related protein 8i-like, protein MGKSMSFKEEFNFELRYEESSEILAKYPDRVPVIVERYSRSDLPEMEKRKYLVPQDMSVGQFIYILSGRLHLAPGKALFVFVKNTLPQTATLMGSVYKSFKDEDGFLYMCYSTEKTFGYATNQ, encoded by the exons ATGGGGAAGAGCATGTCCTTCAAGGAAGAGTTCAACTTCG AGCTAAGATATGAGGAATCGAGTGAAATCCTCGCCAAGTACCCCGACCGAGTCCCT GTCATTGTGGAAAGGTATTCAAGAAGTGATCTTCCTGAAATGGAAAAGAGAAA ATACCTTGTTCCCCAAGACATGTCTGTGGGgcaatttatttacattttgaGCGGCAGACTTCATCTGGCCCCTGGAAAAGCTCTCTTTGTATTTGTGAAGAATACCTTACCGCAAACTG CTACTTTGATGGGCTCTGTTTATAAATCTTTTAAAGACGAGGATGGATTTCTGTACATGTGTTACAGCACCGAGAAAACCTTTGGTTATGCTACAAATCAGTGA